In the genome of Notamacropus eugenii isolate mMacEug1 chromosome 5, mMacEug1.pri_v2, whole genome shotgun sequence, one region contains:
- the LOC140504064 gene encoding tumor necrosis factor receptor superfamily member 14-like isoform X1 yields the protein MVYGGVAAVHAPASWSHRFSMFLMAQFIPFKEALKCMEGEYEVDGQCCPTCQPGFRVHETCSIMTGTMCVPCDPGTYTAHHSGLKECLQCKVCDPELGLVTRRKCSPTSNTVCGCSPGHFCVIMKDVCEMCMPHRVCTTGQYVSSRGTERSNTICEKCQTGTFSPNGTLGQCLPWTNCTTHGLFEEKPGTDTTDALCSSKSDTQRRRFGIPVIVVIILMTIILGMKLFGRKKNQQVNLSHHGKICDTPEDYGSVINLPVKETKAQEESPTLWQRMSKSQDNGEP from the exons GTTCAGCATGTTTCTCATGGCTCAGTTCATCCCCTTCAAGGAGGCACTAAAGTGTATGGAAGGAGAGTATGAGGTGGATGGGCAATGCTGCCCTACCTGCCAACCAG GTTTCAGAGTTCATGAGACATGCAGCATAATGACAGGTACCATGTGTGTGCCTTGTGATCCTGGGACCTACACAGCACACCATAGTGGCCTGAAGGAGTGTCTCCAGTGTAAAGTCTGTGACCCTG aacTTGGCTTGGTGACCAGAAGGAAATGTTCACCTACATCCAATACTGTGTGTGGTTGTTCCCCAGGACATTTTTGCGTCATCATGAAAGATGTCTGTGAGATGTGTATGCCTCACCGAGTCTGCACTACTGGCCAATATGTGAGTTCTAGAG GCACAGAGAGAAGCAACACCATCTGTGAAAAGTGCCAGACAGGGACGTTTTCTCCCAATGGAACCCTTGGCCAGTGTTTGCCATGGACGAA CTGTACTACCCACGGTTTGTTTGAAGAAAAGCCAGGCACTGACACCACAGATGCATTGTGCTCATCAAAGAGTGACACTCAACGCAGACGTTTTGGTATTCCCGTGATTGTGGTCATCATTCTCATGACCATCATTCTGGGGATGAAGTtatttggaaggaaaaagaacCAACAA GTCAACCTGTCCCACCATGGAAAGATCTGTGATACCCCTGAGGATTATGGGTCAGTCATCAACTTGCCTGTGAAAGAGACTAAAGCACAGGAAGAATCACCTACACTATGGCAAAGAATGTCCAAGAGTCAAGACAATGGGGAACCTTAA
- the LOC140504064 gene encoding tumor necrosis factor receptor superfamily member 14-like isoform X2: protein MVYGGVAAVHAPASWSHRFSMFLMAQFIPFKEALKCMEGEYEVDGQCCPTCQPGFRVHETCSIMTGTMCVPCDPGTYTAHHSGLKECLQCKVCDPELGLVTRRKCSPTSNTVCGCSPGHFCVIMKDVCEMCMPHRVCTTGQYVSSRGTERSNTICEKCQTGTFSPNGTLGQCLPWTNCTTHGLFEEKPGTDTTDALCSSKSDTQRRRFGIPVIVVIILMTIILGMKLFGRKKNQQNSPVIYKSWTSDYRVILSTLLRFRGVAPWLSGKSTSIFFVPSFVS, encoded by the exons GTTCAGCATGTTTCTCATGGCTCAGTTCATCCCCTTCAAGGAGGCACTAAAGTGTATGGAAGGAGAGTATGAGGTGGATGGGCAATGCTGCCCTACCTGCCAACCAG GTTTCAGAGTTCATGAGACATGCAGCATAATGACAGGTACCATGTGTGTGCCTTGTGATCCTGGGACCTACACAGCACACCATAGTGGCCTGAAGGAGTGTCTCCAGTGTAAAGTCTGTGACCCTG aacTTGGCTTGGTGACCAGAAGGAAATGTTCACCTACATCCAATACTGTGTGTGGTTGTTCCCCAGGACATTTTTGCGTCATCATGAAAGATGTCTGTGAGATGTGTATGCCTCACCGAGTCTGCACTACTGGCCAATATGTGAGTTCTAGAG GCACAGAGAGAAGCAACACCATCTGTGAAAAGTGCCAGACAGGGACGTTTTCTCCCAATGGAACCCTTGGCCAGTGTTTGCCATGGACGAA CTGTACTACCCACGGTTTGTTTGAAGAAAAGCCAGGCACTGACACCACAGATGCATTGTGCTCATCAAAGAGTGACACTCAACGCAGACGTTTTGGTATTCCCGTGATTGTGGTCATCATTCTCATGACCATCATTCTGGGGATGAAGTtatttggaaggaaaaagaacCAACAA aATTCTCCTGTGATATATAAGAGCTGGACCAGTGATTATAGAGTTATTCTTTCCACATTGCTGCGGTTTAGGGGTGTTGCACCCTGGTTATCTGGAAAATccacttcaattttttttgtccCTTCCTTCGTATCATAG